From the Pseudomonas baltica genome, one window contains:
- a CDS encoding EAL domain-containing protein, producing MSLLKQLFLAICVFLVVAFSGSFIVSLETSRSQLTDQLRAHAQDAATALGLTLTANIDDPAMVELMVTSIFDSGYYASIRVVNIKDHKVMVERTSDPDDDDGAPAWFARLVDLRPEQGAALIMRGWEQAAQVQVASHPRFALGRLWDMALGSLAWLSGCALLSAIFGGWLLRRQLRPLDDMTRQADAIAQREFRLLDNIPHTPELRRVVLAMNQMVGKLKQLFAEQAARSDRLQEEAFQDSLTGLANRRLLDARLTQALLVTEHNGPGYMLTLRLDDLAGINQRLGGQHTDGLIRAVGDLLRELMSSPHRQQWLPARNRGGEFSLLMPGITAQDVEQLAADLSQRVATLFPTGASDHQPVALIGITDYHPGQARDQIMRELDQALAMAQAQPQQPWAVSSDYLSSDYPYPPAYSAHDWRDWIDAALTEGRLLLYCQPVVACTAPGTVVHRKVLARLLDNTGEAIAAGRFLPWIQRLGWSTRLDRLMLEHTLVALQHQPQPLALSLSSSTLNDPLAMAAIIETLNAHPAQARWLTLEADERNLPVAATLQFLARGIIGSGYAFGLQHFGGLFSQIGNLSHLGLAYLKLDGSYIHAIDVQPDKRLFIDAVLRTTRSIDLPLIAEMVESAQEFEVLQELGVYGAMGRWIGVPVPL from the coding sequence ATGTCTTTGCTCAAACAACTGTTCCTGGCCATCTGCGTGTTTCTGGTGGTGGCGTTCAGTGGCAGTTTCATCGTCAGCCTGGAGACCTCGCGCTCGCAACTGACGGACCAGTTACGCGCCCACGCCCAGGATGCCGCCACGGCGCTGGGATTGACCCTTACTGCCAATATCGACGACCCGGCGATGGTCGAACTGATGGTCACGTCGATCTTCGACAGCGGTTACTACGCCAGCATCCGGGTGGTGAATATCAAGGATCACAAGGTCATGGTCGAACGCACCAGCGACCCCGACGATGACGACGGCGCGCCTGCCTGGTTCGCGCGCCTGGTGGACCTGCGCCCCGAGCAAGGCGCGGCGCTGATCATGCGTGGCTGGGAGCAGGCGGCCCAGGTGCAAGTGGCCAGCCATCCCAGGTTCGCCTTGGGACGATTATGGGACATGGCCCTGGGCAGCCTAGCCTGGCTCAGCGGTTGTGCCCTGCTCAGTGCGATTTTCGGCGGCTGGCTATTGCGCCGCCAGTTGCGCCCGCTGGACGACATGACGCGTCAGGCCGACGCCATCGCCCAGCGCGAGTTTCGCCTGCTCGACAACATTCCCCACACCCCGGAACTGCGCCGCGTGGTGCTGGCGATGAATCAGATGGTCGGCAAACTCAAGCAGCTGTTCGCCGAGCAGGCCGCGCGCAGCGATCGGCTGCAGGAGGAAGCCTTCCAGGACAGCCTCACAGGGCTGGCCAATCGGCGCCTGCTCGACGCGCGCCTGACCCAGGCCTTGCTGGTCACCGAGCACAACGGCCCAGGCTATATGCTGACCCTGCGCCTTGACGATCTGGCCGGGATCAATCAGCGTCTCGGCGGTCAGCACACCGATGGCCTCATACGTGCAGTCGGCGACCTGCTGCGCGAGCTGATGAGCTCCCCTCATCGCCAGCAATGGCTGCCGGCGCGCAATCGCGGTGGAGAATTCAGCCTGCTCATGCCGGGCATCACCGCTCAGGATGTCGAGCAGTTGGCCGCTGACCTGAGCCAACGGGTGGCGACCTTGTTCCCGACGGGTGCCAGCGATCACCAACCCGTGGCGCTCATAGGGATCACCGACTATCACCCGGGGCAGGCGCGGGATCAGATCATGCGCGAGCTGGACCAGGCACTTGCCATGGCCCAAGCCCAGCCACAACAGCCTTGGGCAGTGTCCAGCGATTATCTGTCCAGCGATTACCCCTATCCGCCGGCCTACTCCGCCCATGATTGGCGCGACTGGATCGATGCGGCACTCACCGAAGGCAGATTGCTGCTGTATTGCCAACCGGTGGTGGCGTGCACCGCCCCAGGCACCGTAGTGCACCGCAAGGTGCTGGCGCGGCTGCTGGACAACACCGGCGAAGCCATTGCCGCCGGGCGCTTTCTACCGTGGATTCAGCGCCTGGGCTGGTCGACCCGCCTGGATCGCCTGATGCTCGAGCATACCCTCGTGGCGTTGCAGCACCAGCCGCAACCCCTGGCCCTGAGCCTGTCCAGCAGCACCCTTAACGACCCGCTGGCGATGGCCGCCATCATCGAGACCCTCAATGCCCATCCGGCCCAGGCCCGCTGGCTGACGCTGGAAGCCGACGAGCGCAACCTGCCCGTCGCCGCCACGTTGCAGTTTCTGGCCCGGGGGATCATCGGCAGTGGATATGCGTTCGGTTTGCAGCACTTTGGCGGGCTGTTCAGCCAGATCGGCAATCTCAGCCACTTGGGGTTGGCGTACCTCAAGCTCGACGGCAGTTATATCCACGCCATCGATGTACAACCGGACAAACGCCTGTTCATCGACGCGGTACTGCGCACGACACGCAGCATCGATCTGCCGCTGATTGCGGAGATGGTGGAGAGTGCGCAGGAGTTCGAGGTGTTGCAGGAATTAGGCGTGTACGGCGCCATGGGCCGCTGGATCGGGGTGCCAGTGCCGCTTTGA
- a CDS encoding transglutaminase-like cysteine peptidase, giving the protein MGRILALAESHGALGSAQERLQAWAQLLQNSSRQPEQQQLETVNRFFNQQLGFRDDLSIWGVVDYWATPVEALTKGAGDCEDFALAKYFSLRQLGVPAERLRITYVKSLKLNQAHMVLSYYISDSSDPLVLDNLIGQILPASQRHDLLPVYAFNAEGLFLIDPFTGAITRGDPKQLSRWQGVLKKMRNEGFNIGEG; this is encoded by the coding sequence ATGGGCCGCATACTCGCCCTCGCCGAATCACACGGCGCCCTTGGCAGCGCTCAGGAGCGCCTGCAAGCCTGGGCGCAGCTGCTGCAAAACAGCAGCCGCCAGCCGGAGCAACAACAACTGGAAACGGTCAATCGCTTCTTCAATCAACAGCTGGGATTTCGAGATGATCTCAGCATCTGGGGCGTCGTCGACTACTGGGCAACACCGGTGGAAGCCCTGACCAAGGGCGCTGGTGATTGCGAAGATTTCGCCCTGGCCAAATATTTCAGCCTGCGCCAGCTGGGGGTGCCAGCCGAACGCCTGCGCATCACTTACGTCAAGTCGCTCAAGCTCAATCAGGCGCACATGGTACTCAGCTACTACATCAGCGACAGCAGCGATCCGTTGGTGCTCGACAACCTCATCGGCCAGATCCTCCCCGCCTCCCAGCGCCACGACCTGCTGCCGGTTTACGCCTTCAATGCGGAGGGGTTGTTTCTGATCGATCCGTTCACGGGCGCCATCACCCGCGGTGACCCCAAACAGTTATCGCGTTGGCAGGGGGTACTGAAAAAAATGCGCAATGAAGGTTTCAATATCGGTGAGGGCTGA
- a CDS encoding YecA family protein, producing MSFAEQLTRLQVFLDADELHEEALDYVAAHGYLTALSICADVVPDREWIDALFAEEPHYADNTERDAIESTLLALKAHIARQLASDEEFELPCDLDLGDDPDDSDLRGWCIGFMEGVFLREAAWFETAEDEVSEMLLPIMVGSGLFDEQPEFADIAADANLMDDMIVQIPEALTALYLLCNAPDEKPAILKPRHH from the coding sequence ATGTCCTTCGCTGAGCAACTCACCCGCCTGCAAGTCTTCCTCGACGCCGACGAGCTGCACGAAGAAGCGCTGGATTACGTGGCCGCGCATGGCTATTTGACTGCCCTGTCGATCTGCGCCGATGTGGTGCCCGATCGCGAGTGGATCGACGCCCTGTTCGCCGAAGAGCCACACTACGCCGACAACACCGAGCGCGATGCCATCGAGTCGACGCTGCTGGCCCTCAAGGCGCACATCGCCCGTCAACTGGCCAGCGACGAAGAGTTCGAGTTGCCTTGCGACCTGGATCTGGGCGACGACCCGGATGACTCCGACCTGCGCGGCTGGTGCATCGGCTTCATGGAAGGCGTGTTCCTGCGCGAAGCGGCCTGGTTCGAGACGGCGGAAGACGAAGTCAGCGAAATGCTCCTGCCGATCATGGTCGGTTCCGGGCTGTTCGACGAGCAACCCGAGTTTGCCGATATCGCCGCCGATGCCAATTTGATGGACGACATGATCGTGCAGATCCCGGAGGCGCTGACCGCGCTGTACCTGCTGTGCAACGCCCCGGACGAAAAACCGGCGATCCTCAAGCCGCGCCATCACTGA
- the recQ gene encoding DNA helicase RecQ, giving the protein MLEQAQRVLKDIFGYDSFRGRQGAIIERVANGGDALVLMPTGGGKSLCFQVPGLLRDGLAVVVSPLIALMDDQVATLEELGVSAAALNSTLSAEQQRELAARIRRGEVKMLYLAPERLVQPRMLEFLGQLQIALFAIDEAHCVSQWGHDFRPEYLQLGQLAEQFPDVPRIALTATADKRTREEIVTRLHLQDAERFLSSFDRPNIFYRIVPKEQPRKQLLAFLSERRSDAGIVYCLSRKKVDEVAAFLCEQGFPALPYHAGLPSDVRAANQKRFLNEEGLIMVATIAFGMGIDKPNVRFVAHMDLPKSLEAYYQETGRAGRDGLPADAWMAYGLQDVVMLKQMLQNSEGDERHKRVEHHKLDAMLALCEETRCRRQALLKYFDEDMPNPCGHCDNCVDGVQTWDATEPARQALSAVFRTGQRYGVGHLVDVLLGKDNEKIRSFGHQQLAVWGVGKDRSEHDWRTLFRQLVARGLADIDLEGYGGLRLSETCRPLLRGEVTLELRRELKPQTVARSGGGSPASQLVRADEREQWEALRALRRKLAEEHGVPPYVIFPDSTLLEMLRSQPQSMSDMARVSGVGARKLERYGEAFLEVLGGTAEAAPVVADIRHELISLARAGMTPSQIAGQLKCTEKNVYSLLAEAIAAQQLSLDQALDLPEDLMAEVQDAFLDGEGELPPVAAVAELFAGRVPEGVLYCVRAALQSEFEV; this is encoded by the coding sequence ATGCTCGAACAGGCTCAACGGGTTCTTAAGGACATCTTCGGCTACGACAGCTTCCGCGGTCGCCAGGGTGCCATTATCGAACGCGTGGCCAACGGTGGCGACGCTCTGGTGCTGATGCCTACCGGTGGTGGCAAGTCCCTGTGCTTCCAGGTGCCGGGGCTGTTGCGCGATGGCTTGGCGGTGGTGGTTTCGCCGCTGATTGCATTGATGGACGACCAGGTCGCCACCCTTGAAGAACTCGGCGTATCGGCCGCCGCGCTCAACTCCACGCTGAGTGCCGAACAGCAGCGCGAGCTGGCCGCACGTATTCGCCGCGGTGAAGTGAAAATGCTCTACCTCGCGCCCGAGCGCCTGGTGCAGCCACGCATGCTGGAGTTCCTCGGCCAGTTGCAGATCGCCTTGTTCGCTATCGACGAGGCGCACTGCGTGTCCCAGTGGGGCCATGATTTCCGTCCCGAATACCTGCAACTCGGTCAGTTGGCCGAGCAGTTTCCCGATGTCCCGCGCATCGCCCTGACCGCCACCGCCGACAAGCGCACCCGCGAAGAAATCGTCACGCGCCTGCACCTGCAGGACGCCGAGCGGTTCCTGTCGAGTTTCGACCGGCCGAACATTTTTTATCGCATCGTCCCCAAGGAGCAGCCGCGCAAGCAATTGCTGGCGTTCCTCAGCGAGCGGCGCAGCGACGCCGGTATCGTCTATTGCCTGTCGCGCAAGAAGGTCGACGAGGTAGCAGCGTTTCTCTGCGAGCAGGGCTTCCCGGCCTTGCCTTATCACGCTGGGCTGCCGTCGGATGTGCGGGCGGCCAACCAGAAGCGCTTTCTCAACGAGGAAGGCCTGATCATGGTTGCCACCATCGCCTTCGGCATGGGCATCGACAAGCCCAACGTACGCTTCGTTGCCCATATGGATCTGCCCAAGTCGCTCGAGGCGTATTACCAGGAAACCGGGCGTGCCGGCCGTGACGGCTTGCCCGCCGACGCCTGGATGGCCTACGGTCTGCAAGACGTGGTGATGCTCAAGCAGATGCTGCAGAACTCCGAAGGCGACGAGCGCCACAAGCGCGTCGAGCACCACAAGCTCGACGCCATGCTCGCACTCTGCGAGGAGACCCGTTGCCGACGCCAGGCACTGCTCAAATATTTCGACGAAGACATGCCCAACCCTTGCGGGCACTGCGATAACTGCGTCGACGGCGTGCAGACCTGGGACGCTACGGAGCCCGCGCGTCAGGCGCTGTCGGCGGTGTTCCGTACCGGCCAGCGCTATGGCGTCGGCCATCTGGTGGATGTGCTGCTGGGCAAGGACAACGAGAAGATTCGCAGCTTCGGTCACCAGCAGCTGGCGGTCTGGGGAGTCGGCAAGGACCGCTCCGAGCACGATTGGCGCACACTGTTCCGCCAGCTGGTCGCACGTGGCCTGGCCGACATCGACCTCGAAGGCTACGGCGGCCTGCGCCTGAGTGAAACCTGCCGGCCATTGTTGCGCGGCGAGGTGACCCTTGAACTGCGTCGCGAGCTCAAGCCACAGACCGTCGCCCGCAGTGGCGGAGGCAGCCCGGCCAGCCAACTGGTGCGTGCCGACGAACGCGAGCAGTGGGAAGCTCTGCGTGCGTTGCGGCGCAAGCTGGCTGAAGAGCACGGTGTACCGCCATACGTCATCTTCCCGGACTCTACCTTGCTGGAAATGCTGCGCAGCCAACCTCAGAGCATGTCCGACATGGCCCGCGTCAGCGGTGTCGGCGCGCGCAAGCTGGAGCGTTATGGCGAGGCCTTCCTCGAAGTGCTCGGGGGCACCGCCGAAGCGGCGCCGGTGGTTGCCGACATTCGCCACGAACTCATCAGTCTGGCCCGCGCGGGCATGACGCCGTCGCAGATTGCCGGTCAGCTCAAATGCACCGAAAAGAACGTCTACAGCCTGCTGGCCGAAGCCATTGCCGCCCAGCAGCTGTCGCTGGATCAGGCGCTGGACTTGCCTGAAGATCTCATGGCAGAAGTACAGGATGCGTTTCTCGACGGTGAAGGCGAGTTGCCGCCGGTGGCCGCGGTCGCCGAGCTCTTTGCCGGACGCGTGCCGGAGGGTGTCTTGTACTGTGTGCGCGCCGCGCTACAGTCTGAATTCGAGGTCTGA
- a CDS encoding MarR family transcriptional regulator — MPLTDQHRFGMQLAQLSRGWRAELDRRLIGMGLSQARWLVLLHLARFTEAPTQRELAQSVGVEGPTLARLLDSLEGQGLVSRQAVLEDRRAKKITLSPPALPIIEQIEAIANDLRIELFQGVDEEELRIAMRVHSRILANLEK; from the coding sequence ATGCCGTTGACTGATCAACATCGTTTTGGAATGCAATTGGCGCAGCTGTCGCGCGGCTGGCGGGCGGAGCTCGATCGGCGTTTGATCGGCATGGGGCTGTCCCAGGCGCGCTGGCTGGTGCTGCTGCACCTGGCGCGATTCACCGAGGCGCCGACCCAGCGCGAATTGGCACAGAGCGTTGGCGTCGAAGGGCCGACCCTGGCCCGGCTGCTCGACAGCCTGGAAGGTCAAGGACTTGTCAGCCGCCAGGCGGTGCTCGAAGACCGTCGCGCGAAAAAGATCACCCTGAGCCCCCCGGCCTTGCCGATCATCGAGCAGATCGAGGCCATCGCCAACGACCTGCGAATTGAATTGTTTCAAGGCGTGGACGAAGAAGAGCTGCGTATCGCGATGCGTGTGCATTCGCGTATTCTCGCTAATCTGGAAAAGTAA
- a CDS encoding FimV/HubP family polar landmark protein has product MQERVSSGFGRVIPAPKVSLLAAMVAAGALFYSALAPALGLGEISLHSALNQPLNADIELVDAQGLDRSDLAVGLASADEYSRAGIDRVFFLNDLRFTPVFQGNRKFIHVSSVRPVVEPYLSFLVQVSRPGGQLLRDYTVLLDPAGTVPLTPASIPTGSAASADQGTDYTRAAASSSAPPPAPPKAAAKPAANLPATSENKRYTVAAGDTLWTVGKKLTAAGTPTPPNQLVRELRDLNPARGPLKVGQSLRVPDSAVLPGAPADQITPVSDASAGATPSNPGAPAANAQTPEQLTATVLQNQQLQQSLDDANARLQAIQQQDALKDKQLADLQARAGATPGAVPPAGSQAQPATPSAPAVSGTASAAGAAGAPPAQPAPGANQAAPGPAVSKPVPAPAAPVVPDSDDSWLLIAGALAAVLLLLAALLLARRRRQQQSAILAPELMAAAVNDDVVVRSARTPVLALTETQLHDGGRYGSERATKSEPTLAGAPTPAVQAPARRESGPATDALDGASIYIAYGRFNEALGILREGLSNEPHRTDLRVRMLEVLGQQGDAQGYAEQEALLLAGGYSASTLEQTRARYPKLAPAPVAPAQPAPGHSTADPAPATAALAAGVIAAGVAAAQALEREPAPPAEAQEQAGISPGADAPDPVPSAETAAEPDLSTAHSFDALADDFPDLGDFDQLPELEPAADPVPESFDEFQLNLDDLSLDADWGMVSPFDTPGRPKASAPEAPAAPAEVDHDFASNLKELPEVFEMPDEQFLSDFADPQLPVDLEAGIELDEQPDTHQIDQDALDNAFLDSFITDADLPELDALTVDFDDLERQQASAEKLEQAQGLIEQGDFSQASDLLLELLREGDDSCKHAARQLLSSIS; this is encoded by the coding sequence ATGCAAGAACGCGTTTCGTCAGGTTTCGGGCGGGTCATTCCGGCTCCTAAGGTTTCCCTTCTGGCCGCGATGGTCGCTGCCGGGGCGCTGTTCTATTCGGCGCTGGCGCCGGCGTTGGGGCTAGGCGAGATCAGCTTGCACTCGGCACTGAATCAGCCGCTCAATGCCGATATCGAACTGGTCGATGCGCAAGGGCTGGACCGCAGCGACCTGGCCGTTGGCCTGGCCAGCGCTGATGAATATAGCCGCGCTGGTATCGATCGCGTGTTCTTTCTCAATGATCTGCGTTTCACCCCGGTATTTCAGGGTAATCGCAAGTTCATTCACGTCAGTTCCGTGCGCCCGGTGGTCGAGCCTTATTTGAGCTTTCTGGTGCAGGTCAGTCGGCCAGGCGGCCAATTGCTGCGGGACTACACGGTGCTGCTGGACCCAGCGGGTACGGTGCCCCTGACCCCAGCGAGCATTCCGACCGGCAGCGCTGCCTCGGCCGACCAGGGCACCGATTACACCCGTGCAGCGGCCTCGTCCTCGGCGCCGCCCCCTGCGCCGCCGAAGGCCGCCGCCAAGCCGGCAGCAAACTTGCCGGCGACCAGCGAAAACAAGCGCTACACCGTGGCCGCCGGCGATACCCTCTGGACCGTCGGCAAGAAGCTGACCGCTGCTGGTACACCGACACCACCCAACCAGCTGGTACGGGAGCTGCGCGATCTGAACCCGGCGCGTGGCCCGTTGAAAGTGGGACAAAGCTTGCGGGTACCGGATTCTGCGGTATTGCCGGGCGCGCCCGCCGATCAGATCACGCCTGTCAGCGATGCCAGCGCCGGGGCTACACCGAGCAATCCTGGCGCGCCGGCGGCCAATGCGCAGACACCGGAGCAACTGACCGCGACCGTGCTGCAGAATCAGCAGTTGCAACAGAGCCTGGATGATGCCAACGCCCGGTTGCAGGCGATTCAACAGCAAGACGCGCTCAAGGATAAACAGCTGGCTGATCTGCAGGCACGTGCAGGCGCTACGCCAGGCGCTGTACCACCCGCCGGCAGCCAGGCGCAGCCGGCGACTCCGAGTGCGCCCGCTGTCTCAGGTACAGCGTCCGCCGCAGGTGCCGCGGGTGCCCCTCCTGCGCAGCCTGCACCCGGCGCCAATCAGGCCGCACCGGGGCCCGCTGTATCGAAGCCCGTGCCGGCACCTGCCGCGCCAGTGGTACCGGACAGCGACGACTCCTGGCTACTGATTGCCGGTGCGCTGGCCGCCGTGCTGCTGTTGCTGGCAGCATTGCTGTTGGCAAGGCGTCGCCGCCAGCAGCAATCGGCCATCCTCGCCCCCGAGCTGATGGCCGCTGCGGTCAACGACGATGTGGTGGTGCGCTCCGCTCGCACGCCGGTCCTGGCGCTGACCGAAACCCAACTCCACGACGGTGGTCGCTACGGCAGCGAGCGTGCTACCAAAAGCGAGCCGACGCTGGCTGGTGCTCCCACGCCCGCCGTGCAGGCGCCTGCGCGACGCGAAAGCGGTCCGGCCACCGACGCCCTGGATGGCGCGAGCATTTATATCGCTTATGGCCGTTTCAATGAGGCCCTTGGCATCCTGCGCGAAGGCTTGAGTAACGAGCCCCACCGCACCGACCTGCGCGTGCGCATGCTCGAGGTCCTGGGCCAGCAAGGCGATGCACAGGGCTATGCCGAGCAGGAGGCGCTGCTGCTGGCGGGTGGCTATAGTGCGTCCACGCTGGAGCAGACACGCGCGCGTTATCCCAAGCTGGCGCCGGCGCCGGTGGCTCCTGCGCAACCGGCACCGGGCCACAGCACTGCGGACCCTGCGCCCGCGACAGCCGCTTTGGCTGCCGGGGTCATTGCTGCAGGTGTCGCTGCGGCTCAAGCCCTGGAGCGCGAGCCTGCGCCGCCCGCCGAGGCCCAGGAGCAGGCAGGTATTTCGCCGGGGGCCGACGCCCCCGATCCGGTGCCGAGCGCCGAAACGGCTGCAGAGCCAGATCTTTCGACCGCCCACAGCTTCGACGCTCTGGCCGATGACTTCCCTGACCTGGGCGATTTTGACCAGCTCCCCGAGCTCGAACCCGCCGCCGACCCTGTGCCTGAATCCTTCGATGAATTCCAGCTCAACCTCGACGACCTGTCACTGGATGCCGATTGGGGCATGGTCAGCCCGTTCGACACCCCTGGGCGTCCCAAGGCCAGCGCGCCTGAAGCGCCTGCCGCTCCGGCGGAAGTCGATCACGATTTCGCCTCCAATCTCAAAGAGCTGCCGGAAGTCTTCGAGATGCCCGACGAGCAGTTCCTCAGCGATTTCGCCGACCCGCAACTGCCTGTCGATCTTGAAGCGGGTATCGAGCTGGATGAACAACCCGACACCCATCAGATCGATCAGGACGCTTTGGACAACGCCTTTCTGGACAGTTTCATCACCGATGCCGATCTGCCCGAACTGGACGCCTTGACCGTCGACTTCGATGATCTGGAGCGTCAGCAGGCATCGGCGGAAAAGCTCGAGCAAGCTCAAGGGTTGATCGAGCAAGGCGATTTTTCCCAGGCCAGCGACCTGCTGCTTGAGCTGCTGCGCGAGGGTGACGACTCCTGCAAGCATGCTGCACGACAATTGCTGTCGAGCATCAGCTGA
- a CDS encoding SelT/SelW/SelH family protein: MPTATARPLVVITYCTQCQWLLRAAWLAQELLSTFADDLGGVTLVPASGGAFAITCDGVQIWERKADGGFPEAKVLKQRVRDQIDPQRDLGHNDKVT, translated from the coding sequence ATGCCCACCGCTACCGCCAGGCCCCTGGTGGTCATCACCTACTGCACGCAGTGCCAATGGCTGCTGCGTGCCGCCTGGCTGGCGCAGGAGCTGTTAAGTACCTTCGCCGATGACCTGGGCGGTGTGACGCTGGTGCCGGCCAGCGGTGGCGCATTTGCCATCACCTGCGACGGCGTGCAGATCTGGGAGCGCAAGGCCGACGGCGGTTTCCCCGAGGCCAAGGTGCTGAAGCAGCGTGTGCGCGATCAAATCGACCCGCAGCGGGATCTGGGCCATAACGACAAGGTGACTTGA
- a CDS encoding AraC family transcriptional regulator → MAARTTSSSWATGIVKSLELAGLDCAALFKQLGLDFAALQDPDARFPQDDMTRLWRLAVEQSGNPAIGLNMGKVVRPASFHVVGYVLMSSPTLATGFERLVRYQRIIAEGADVIFRRLPDCYLLILTVHGDLLPPTRQSAEASLATALALCGWLTGRVLRPIKVLIQGDAPVGLSPYREAFHGPLEFNAAHDALMFRHEDMDAPLPTANAAMATLHDRFAGEYLARFSESQVTHKARQVLCRMMPHGEPKRGQVAQSLHLSQRTLQRRLQEEGTSFQALLDETRRQLAEQYLGQPRMTLLEIAYLLGFADPSNFFRAFRRWFDVTPGEYRARLGQVPPVPLSDARTPACTTPAR, encoded by the coding sequence ATGGCCGCGCGCACGACCTCTTCAAGCTGGGCAACCGGCATCGTCAAATCTTTGGAACTGGCTGGTCTGGATTGCGCAGCGCTGTTCAAGCAATTGGGGCTGGATTTCGCCGCGCTACAAGACCCCGACGCGCGTTTTCCCCAGGACGACATGACCCGCCTGTGGCGGTTGGCCGTGGAGCAGTCCGGTAATCCGGCCATTGGTCTGAACATGGGCAAGGTGGTGCGCCCGGCGTCGTTTCATGTGGTCGGTTACGTGCTGATGTCGAGCCCCACGCTGGCGACCGGTTTCGAGCGGCTGGTGCGTTACCAGCGCATCATCGCCGAAGGGGCCGATGTGATCTTTCGTCGCCTGCCGGACTGCTACCTGCTGATCCTCACTGTACACGGCGACCTGTTACCACCCACGCGCCAGAGTGCCGAAGCCTCGCTGGCCACGGCGCTGGCGTTGTGCGGCTGGTTGACCGGGCGAGTGCTGCGCCCGATCAAAGTGCTGATCCAGGGCGATGCACCGGTCGGTCTGAGCCCCTACCGCGAGGCGTTTCACGGGCCGCTGGAATTCAACGCCGCCCATGATGCGCTGATGTTTCGTCATGAAGACATGGACGCACCGCTGCCCACCGCCAACGCCGCCATGGCAACCTTGCACGATCGATTCGCAGGGGAGTATCTGGCGCGGTTTTCCGAGAGTCAGGTGACCCACAAGGCTCGTCAGGTGTTGTGCCGGATGATGCCTCACGGCGAGCCCAAGCGTGGACAGGTTGCACAGAGCCTGCACTTGTCCCAGCGCACCTTGCAGCGCCGATTGCAGGAGGAGGGTACGAGTTTTCAGGCGTTGCTCGATGAAACGCGCCGGCAGCTGGCCGAGCAGTACCTCGGGCAACCACGCATGACGCTGCTGGAAATCGCGTACCTGCTGGGTTTCGCTGACCCGAGCAATTTCTTCCGGGCCTTTCGCCGCTGGTTCGATGTCACCCCAGGAGAATACCGCGCGCGCCTTGGGCAAGTACCGCCGGTTCCCCTCAGTGACGCCAGAACGCCGGCATGCACAACACCAGCACGGTGA